One segment of Marvinbryantia formatexigens DSM 14469 DNA contains the following:
- the pgsA gene encoding CDP-diacylglycerol--glycerol-3-phosphate 3-phosphatidyltransferase produces the protein MNLPNKLTTLRMILIVPFVICMILGGDGNLRFLALAIFVIASITDWLDGYLARKNHLVTNFGKFMDPLADKLLVSAAMICLVELGRLPAWIVIIIISREFAISGFRLIASDNGIVIAASWWGKFKTTAQMIMIILLIADLGGVFAVLEQIFIWLALALTVVSLVDYIWKNRQVLSMQS, from the coding sequence ATGAATTTGCCGAATAAACTGACGACACTGAGAATGATTCTGATTGTCCCCTTTGTAATCTGCATGATACTGGGGGGCGACGGAAACTTACGCTTCCTCGCGCTGGCAATTTTTGTGATTGCGAGCATCACGGACTGGCTGGACGGCTACCTGGCAAGGAAGAATCATCTGGTAACGAATTTTGGAAAATTTATGGACCCGCTGGCGGACAAGCTGCTGGTAAGCGCGGCGATGATTTGTCTGGTGGAGCTGGGAAGGCTGCCGGCGTGGATCGTGATTATCATTATCAGCCGTGAATTTGCCATCAGTGGTTTCCGTCTGATTGCCTCGGACAATGGAATTGTCATCGCGGCGAGCTGGTGGGGGAAATTTAAGACCACCGCGCAGATGATAATGATCATTCTGCTGATTGCTGATCTGGGCGGCGTATTTGCCGTGCTGGAGCAGATTTTTATCTGGCTGGCGCTGGCGCTGACGGTTGTTTCACTGGTTGATTATATCTGGAAAAACAGACAGGTTCTGAGTATGCAGTCATAG
- the nagB gene encoding glucosamine-6-phosphate deaminase, giving the protein MRFVKAKDYNDMSRKAANIISAQVILRPDCVLGLATGSSPVGLYQCLIEWYEKGDLDFSGVTSVNLDEYRGLPHDNPQSYYYFMNDHLFSHINTDPAKTHVPDGMIADAGEACSQYDETIRSTGGVDLQLLGMGHNGHIGFNEPDEEFAKGTHCVDLAQSTIDANSRFFASREEVPTQAYTMGIQTIMAAKKILVVVSGADKADIVEKAFFGPITPHVPASILQLHADVTVVGDEAAFAKIADRI; this is encoded by the coding sequence ATGAGATTTGTGAAAGCAAAGGACTACAACGACATGAGCAGAAAGGCGGCAAATATCATCAGTGCACAGGTGATTTTAAGACCGGACTGCGTGCTGGGGCTGGCGACCGGCTCCTCGCCGGTGGGGCTCTATCAGTGCCTGATAGAGTGGTATGAGAAGGGGGACCTTGATTTCTCGGGCGTTACCAGTGTCAATCTGGATGAATACCGCGGTCTTCCGCATGACAACCCGCAGAGCTACTATTATTTCATGAATGACCATTTATTCTCCCATATTAATACAGACCCGGCAAAAACGCATGTGCCGGACGGCATGATTGCGGATGCCGGCGAGGCGTGCAGCCAGTATGACGAGACGATCCGGAGCACCGGCGGCGTGGATCTTCAGCTTCTCGGTATGGGGCACAACGGACACATCGGCTTTAATGAGCCGGATGAGGAATTTGCGAAGGGTACTCACTGTGTAGACCTTGCACAGTCCACCATCGACGCCAACTCCAGATTTTTCGCTTCCCGCGAGGAAGTGCCGACGCAGGCGTACACGATGGGTATCCAGACCATCATGGCGGCGAAGAAGATTCTGGTGGTTGTCAGCGGCGCGGATAAGGCGGATATCGTGGAAAAGGCATTTTTCGGACCGATTACGCCGCATGTGCCGGCTTCCATTCTCCAGCTTCACGCGGATGTGACGGTTGTAGGCGACGAGGCGGCATTTGCGAAAATTGCAGACCGCATTTAA
- a CDS encoding S8 family peptidase, whose translation MNRARRIIHAEEAWARGLTGKGITVAVLDTGAAPHPDYAKRLICFRDFIGGRPAPYDDYGHGTHVTGILAGGGVLSKNFRGIAPEAEIVHLKVLDRNGNGRRGDVINGIRWILKHREEYGIRVMNISVGTVKEGDVRDELLVKAVEEAWDAGIVVVVAAGNMGPQPQTITAPGNSRKVITVGSSDDTAPVYSGRGPTRNCICKPDIVAPGSGIVSCNAAWQKGQPAYCRKSGTSMATPMVSGAVALLLSKEPWLTNVEVKMRLMETAQNLGWPHSRQGWGLLNVSRFCRIFLTNG comes from the coding sequence ATGAACAGAGCAAGAAGAATTATTCATGCAGAGGAGGCGTGGGCGCGCGGACTTACCGGAAAGGGAATTACCGTGGCGGTGCTGGATACCGGTGCGGCGCCTCACCCGGATTATGCGAAGCGGCTCATCTGCTTCAGGGATTTCATCGGCGGACGTCCGGCGCCATACGACGATTACGGACACGGGACTCATGTGACCGGGATTCTCGCCGGAGGAGGCGTGCTGTCAAAAAATTTCCGGGGAATTGCACCGGAGGCGGAAATCGTACATCTGAAGGTGCTGGACAGAAACGGAAACGGCAGACGGGGCGACGTGATTAACGGGATACGCTGGATTCTTAAGCACCGGGAGGAATACGGCATCCGTGTGATGAATATTTCCGTCGGCACGGTGAAGGAGGGGGACGTCCGGGATGAACTGCTGGTGAAGGCGGTGGAGGAGGCGTGGGATGCGGGCATCGTGGTCGTGGTAGCCGCCGGCAATATGGGACCGCAGCCGCAGACAATCACGGCGCCTGGCAACAGCCGCAAGGTGATTACTGTCGGCTCATCGGACGATACGGCGCCGGTGTACTCCGGAAGAGGTCCGACCAGAAACTGTATCTGCAAGCCGGACATTGTGGCGCCCGGCTCCGGGATTGTATCCTGCAACGCAGCGTGGCAGAAGGGGCAGCCCGCCTACTGCCGCAAGAGCGGCACTTCGATGGCGACGCCGATGGTTTCCGGGGCAGTGGCGCTGCTTTTATCAAAGGAACCCTGGCTGACAAATGTGGAGGTAAAAATGCGTCTGATGGAGACGGCGCAGAATCTCGGATGGCCGCACAGCAGGCAGGGCTGGGGACTTCTGAATGTCAGCAGATTTTGCAGAATCTTCTTAACAAATGGATAG
- a CDS encoding S8 family peptidase has protein sequence MPEPSLQDKIYSNDYFDAILPVTISSENFLEAYAHLGAQLFGARFGMVHLRNVPGSLPQGINYSLTPKLFTTLDTTSLEVSGILRVQTQPSLGYRGKDILLGFLDTGIDYTRPAFRTLSGDTRILGIWDQTRPSASPPFDMGYGTGYTSEDINRALRSDNPYEIVPQKDEDGHGTFVAGVAAGSEDISGEFTGAAPACKIAAVKLKPAKQNLRDYFLVREGAVAFQESDIMMGLRYLLSLAASYSLPLVICISLGTNQGDHSGNSPLERYLSFILDYLGCFCTAAAGNETGLAHHFYQAQSPSMVAPGTELLIDEDTDGVFLEIWADSPDLYGVSITSPLGETIPRIPPRPGTRSTYSFIAERTVLEVSYEIAEYTSGAQLIVLRFLKPTPGIWRISVSSTQTPLGSFHMWLPVDGFLSPGTVFLDPDPYTTLTVPSTDESVITVSTYDAYTGSLFINSGRGNTRTGMTKPDITAPGVSVYGPASASGNLPPLNPYIRRTGSSAAAAITAGAVALLLNWNQDQPSPQFITNRSVKDYLTRGAVRQRGVVYPNREWGYGTLNLYRIFETLM, from the coding sequence ATGCCGGAACCTTCCCTGCAGGACAAAATATATTCCAATGATTATTTTGACGCCATACTTCCCGTTACCATTTCCAGTGAAAATTTTCTGGAAGCCTACGCGCATCTTGGCGCGCAGCTTTTCGGTGCGCGCTTCGGCATGGTTCATCTGCGCAATGTTCCCGGCAGTCTGCCGCAGGGCATCAATTATTCGCTGACACCAAAGCTTTTTACGACGCTCGACACAACCAGCCTGGAGGTGTCCGGGATTCTGCGGGTGCAGACGCAGCCCTCTCTTGGCTACCGCGGCAAGGATATTCTCCTCGGCTTTCTGGATACCGGCATTGATTATACACGCCCCGCTTTCCGCACGCTCTCCGGCGACACCCGGATTCTCGGCATCTGGGACCAGACGCGCCCCTCCGCCAGCCCGCCCTTTGATATGGGCTACGGCACCGGCTATACGTCTGAAGACATCAACCGCGCCCTGCGCTCTGATAATCCCTACGAAATCGTCCCGCAGAAGGATGAGGATGGACACGGCACCTTTGTCGCCGGCGTCGCCGCCGGAAGCGAGGATATCTCCGGCGAATTTACCGGCGCTGCGCCCGCCTGCAAAATTGCGGCGGTAAAGCTCAAGCCCGCCAAACAAAACCTGCGCGATTATTTTCTTGTCCGCGAGGGCGCCGTCGCTTTCCAGGAATCCGATATCATGATGGGACTGCGCTATCTGCTCTCTCTTGCCGCAAGCTACAGCCTTCCGCTCGTCATCTGCATCAGCCTTGGCACAAACCAGGGCGACCACAGCGGAAATTCCCCGCTGGAGCGCTATCTTTCCTTTATCCTCGACTATCTTGGCTGCTTCTGTACAGCGGCAGCGGGCAACGAGACCGGACTGGCGCATCATTTTTACCAGGCGCAGTCGCCCTCTATGGTCGCCCCCGGAACGGAGCTTTTGATCGATGAGGATACGGACGGGGTCTTCCTGGAAATCTGGGCGGATTCCCCCGATTTGTACGGTGTCTCCATCACCTCCCCGCTCGGTGAGACCATCCCGCGCATTCCGCCGCGTCCGGGCACGCGCAGCACCTACAGCTTCATTGCGGAGCGCACGGTCCTGGAGGTTTCCTATGAAATCGCAGAATATACCTCCGGCGCGCAGCTCATCGTTCTGCGGTTTCTGAAGCCAACGCCCGGCATCTGGCGCATCAGTGTTTCCAGCACGCAGACGCCGCTCGGCTCCTTTCACATGTGGCTTCCGGTGGACGGCTTCCTCTCCCCCGGCACGGTCTTTCTGGACCCGGACCCCTACACCACGCTCACGGTTCCCTCCACGGATGAATCCGTTATCACCGTCAGCACCTACGATGCCTACACCGGCAGCCTGTTTATCAATTCCGGGCGCGGAAACACACGGACCGGCATGACCAAGCCGGACATCACCGCTCCGGGTGTATCCGTCTACGGTCCGGCATCCGCCTCCGGAAATCTGCCGCCGCTCAATCCCTACATCCGCCGCACCGGCTCCTCCGCTGCCGCCGCCATCACGGCGGGCGCCGTCGCCCTGCTGCTGAACTGGAACCAGGACCAGCCCTCCCCGCAGTTTATCACAAACCGCTCGGTAAAGGATTATCTGACCCGCGGAGCCGTCCGCCAGAGAGGTGTCGTGTATCCGAACCGGGAGTGGGGCTACGGCACCTTAAACCTTTACCGCATTTTTGAAACTCTTATGTAA
- a CDS encoding competence/damage-inducible protein A, with product MNVELISVGTEILLGNIVNTNAAYLSEKCALLGLSLYYETAVGDNEKRLEETLKTALSRSDVVILSGGLGPTQDDLTKETAARVMGKKLVEDKHSRERIEEYFKNSSMKKITENNWKQAMVPEGCIVVDNQNGTAPGIIMEENGKTVILLPGPPNELKPMFEHDIFPYLNKKRPEVIYSVMVKLCGVGESAVETQIKDLIDKQTNPTIATYAKTGEVHLRVTASAPDEKEAKRLIRPMVKELKNRFGNAIYTMDEQVTLEQAVIQMLRGRELTLTTAESITGGMLAARLTNVPGASEVFRQGFVTYCNRAKRKLLDVKKTTLKDYGAVSEKTAKEMAKNGAFITGSDVCISLTGIAGPGTEEDKPVGLVYMACSYHGKVTVREFHFKGERAKIRESAVVKALTMLRECILAED from the coding sequence ATGAACGTAGAACTGATTTCGGTTGGCACGGAAATTTTGCTTGGAAATATTGTAAACACAAACGCGGCGTATCTTTCTGAAAAATGTGCGCTGCTGGGACTGTCTCTGTATTATGAGACCGCGGTGGGCGATAACGAAAAGCGCCTGGAGGAGACTCTGAAAACGGCGCTTTCACGCTCGGACGTTGTAATCCTGTCGGGCGGGCTCGGACCGACGCAGGACGACCTCACAAAAGAGACCGCCGCGCGCGTGATGGGAAAGAAGCTCGTGGAGGATAAGCATTCGCGGGAGCGCATCGAGGAATACTTTAAAAACAGCAGTATGAAGAAGATTACGGAAAACAACTGGAAGCAGGCGATGGTTCCGGAGGGCTGTATCGTGGTGGACAACCAGAACGGCACGGCGCCCGGCATCATCATGGAGGAAAACGGAAAGACTGTGATTCTGCTTCCGGGACCGCCGAATGAATTAAAGCCGATGTTCGAGCACGATATCTTCCCCTACTTAAATAAAAAGCGTCCGGAGGTAATCTATTCCGTGATGGTGAAGCTGTGCGGCGTTGGCGAGAGCGCGGTGGAGACGCAGATAAAGGATTTGATCGATAAACAGACGAATCCGACTATTGCGACCTACGCAAAGACCGGCGAGGTGCATCTGCGGGTGACGGCGAGCGCGCCGGATGAAAAGGAAGCAAAGCGGTTGATCAGACCGATGGTAAAGGAGCTGAAAAACCGCTTTGGCAATGCGATTTATACAATGGATGAGCAGGTGACGCTGGAGCAGGCGGTGATTCAGATGCTGCGCGGACGTGAGCTGACGCTTACGACGGCGGAATCCATCACCGGCGGAATGCTGGCGGCGCGTCTGACGAATGTGCCGGGTGCGTCCGAGGTGTTCCGCCAGGGCTTTGTGACATACTGCAACCGCGCCAAGAGAAAGCTGCTGGATGTGAAGAAGACAACGCTCAAGGATTACGGTGCAGTCAGCGAGAAAACGGCAAAGGAAATGGCGAAAAACGGGGCGTTTATCACCGGCTCCGATGTCTGTATCTCTCTGACAGGAATCGCCGGTCCGGGCACGGAGGAGGATAAGCCGGTCGGACTGGTCTATATGGCGTGCTCCTATCACGGAAAGGTCACGGTCAGAGAATTTCATTTTAAGGGAGAGCGCGCAAAAATCCGTGAGAGCGCGGTGGTGAAGGCACTGACCATGCTGCGGGAATGTATTCTGGCGGAAGACTGA
- a CDS encoding lactonase family protein, protein MDKEKYVAYVGTYTHGSSVGVHVYDLDVENGYMTERDVVPVNNASHLTKSDNGKYLYSIADEGVEVLKIDPETGDLTPINKVGIDGMRGCFLSTDHRGKFLFVAGYHDGKVTVVHTHRDGRLGSVMDGIFHKGLFSVAERNFRPHISCVMPTPEQKFLCVVDCGIDHINIYKVNPTSGKLKLLDVVRCELESGPRLIRFSKDGRFAYVNCELSNEILVYAYDGSGKLPKFELLQKVDSRMDKKELRCACSGLRISPSGKYLYTSSAGDNSVSIFAIDQEKGTLSKILSLPISGKYPKDIDVFPDEKTLVTLNHESNEIRFFRIDYERGLLVMKGRPIKIDTPNCILISRVGEPAEETQQTVNG, encoded by the coding sequence ATGGACAAAGAGAAATATGTGGCGTATGTCGGAACCTATACGCACGGCAGCAGTGTAGGCGTTCATGTGTACGATCTGGACGTGGAAAACGGATATATGACGGAACGGGATGTCGTTCCGGTAAATAATGCATCGCATCTTACAAAGTCAGACAATGGAAAATATCTGTATTCGATTGCGGATGAGGGCGTGGAGGTGTTAAAAATAGACCCGGAGACGGGCGATCTTACGCCGATTAATAAAGTGGGTATCGACGGGATGAGAGGCTGCTTCCTCTCGACGGACCACCGGGGGAAATTTTTGTTTGTCGCCGGTTATCACGACGGCAAGGTGACGGTTGTCCACACGCACCGGGATGGACGCCTGGGCAGCGTGATGGATGGAATTTTCCACAAGGGGCTGTTCAGTGTGGCGGAGCGCAATTTCCGTCCGCATATCAGCTGCGTCATGCCGACGCCGGAGCAGAAATTCCTCTGCGTGGTGGACTGCGGTATCGACCATATCAACATTTATAAAGTAAATCCGACCAGCGGAAAATTAAAGCTGCTGGATGTGGTGCGCTGCGAGCTGGAATCGGGCCCGCGTCTGATCCGCTTCAGCAAGGATGGCAGATTTGCCTATGTCAACTGTGAGCTGAGCAATGAAATACTGGTGTACGCCTACGACGGAAGCGGAAAGCTTCCGAAGTTTGAGCTGCTCCAGAAGGTAGATTCCCGTATGGACAAAAAAGAGCTGCGGTGCGCCTGCTCCGGGCTCAGAATATCGCCGAGCGGAAAATATCTGTATACCTCGTCGGCGGGAGACAACAGCGTATCGATTTTCGCGATTGACCAGGAGAAGGGGACGCTTTCCAAAATCCTCTCTCTGCCGATAAGCGGAAAGTATCCGAAGGATATCGACGTTTTTCCGGATGAAAAGACGCTGGTCACGCTCAACCATGAATCAAACGAAATCCGTTTCTTCCGGATCGATTATGAAAGAGGGCTTCTCGTGATGAAGGGAAGACCGATTAAAATTGATACGCCGAACTGTATCCTTATCTCCAGGGTCGGAGAACCGGCTGAGGAGACGCAGCAGACAGTAAACGGGTAA
- the rimO gene encoding 30S ribosomal protein S12 methylthiotransferase RimO, protein MKILFISLGCDKNLVDSEEMLGLLARRGYTMTDDEEQADIIIINTCCFINDAKEESVQTILEMAEHRKNGTCRALIVTGCLAQRYREEITTEISEVDAVLGTSSYDEIVETVERVLAGQKYLHFQELDRLPAPDGGRVVTTGGHYAHLKIAEGCDKHCTYCIIPQIRGNFRSVPMERLLAQAEELAGGGVRELILVAQETTLYGVDLYGKKSLHLLLQELCKIKGIRWIRILYCYPEEIYEELIETIRTEKKICHYLDLPIQHASNRILKRMGRRTSREQLAEIIHKLRREIPDIALRTTLISGFPGETQEDHEELMAFVDEMEFDRLGVFPYSQEEGTPAAAMPDQIPQEIKEARRDELMELQQEIVFEKNDAMCGRTVTAMVEGYLTDENVYVARTYADAPGVDGYLFIETQETLMSGDFVRVRITGALEYDLIGEIEDEFAE, encoded by the coding sequence ATGAAAATATTATTCATATCGCTTGGCTGTGACAAAAATCTGGTAGATTCCGAGGAAATGCTGGGACTTCTCGCCAGACGGGGTTACACCATGACGGACGATGAGGAGCAGGCGGATATCATTATCATCAACACCTGCTGCTTTATCAATGACGCGAAGGAGGAAAGCGTCCAGACGATCCTGGAAATGGCGGAGCACCGCAAAAACGGAACCTGCCGGGCGCTGATCGTCACCGGATGCCTGGCACAGCGCTATAGAGAGGAAATCACGACGGAAATCAGCGAGGTCGACGCCGTGCTCGGAACCTCCTCCTACGATGAGATCGTGGAAACGGTGGAGCGGGTGCTGGCAGGTCAGAAATACCTGCATTTCCAGGAGCTGGACCGTCTGCCGGCGCCGGATGGCGGGCGTGTGGTCACGACCGGCGGACATTATGCGCATCTGAAGATTGCGGAGGGGTGCGACAAGCATTGTACCTACTGTATTATTCCGCAGATACGCGGGAATTTCCGCAGCGTGCCGATGGAGCGTCTGCTGGCGCAGGCGGAGGAGCTTGCCGGAGGGGGCGTCCGGGAGCTGATCCTGGTGGCGCAGGAGACCACGCTGTACGGCGTGGATTTGTATGGGAAAAAGAGCCTTCATCTGCTGCTTCAGGAGCTCTGCAAAATTAAGGGGATACGCTGGATACGGATTTTATACTGTTATCCGGAGGAAATCTACGAGGAACTGATAGAGACTATCCGCACGGAAAAGAAAATCTGCCACTATCTCGACCTGCCGATCCAGCATGCGTCCAACCGGATACTGAAACGGATGGGACGGCGTACCTCCAGGGAGCAGCTGGCGGAAATCATCCATAAGCTGCGCCGGGAGATTCCAGATATTGCGCTCAGGACAACGCTGATTTCCGGCTTTCCGGGAGAGACGCAGGAGGACCACGAGGAGCTGATGGCGTTTGTGGATGAAATGGAATTTGACCGTCTCGGCGTATTTCCATACTCCCAGGAGGAGGGAACGCCGGCTGCCGCAATGCCGGACCAGATTCCCCAGGAGATAAAGGAAGCGCGCAGGGACGAGCTGATGGAGCTGCAGCAGGAGATTGTCTTTGAAAAGAACGATGCCATGTGCGGCAGAACGGTGACTGCGATGGTGGAGGGGTATCTCACGGATGAGAATGTCTATGTGGCAAGAACGTACGCGGATGCGCCCGGAGTAGACGGTTATCTGTTTATCGAGACGCAGGAGACCCTGATGAGCGGCGATTTCGTGAGGGTGCGCATTACCGGCGCGCTGGAATACGATTTGATAGGAGAGATAGAAGATGAATTTGCCGAATAA
- the aroC gene encoding chorismate synthase, which yields MAGSTYGRLFQISTWGESHGRALGVVVDGCPAGLALCEDDIQKFLDRRKPGQNAFSTPRREEDSVEILSGVFEGKTTGCPISMLVYNQTQRSADYREIANYYRPGHADYTFDKKYGFRDYRGGGRSSGRETIGRVAAGAVACKILASLGISFTSYVRSIGPVEIDPARFCEAEISRNPLNMPDAAAAEQAAEYLSKCKANGDSAGGVVECIVRHLPAGLGDPVFEKLSANLAKAICSIGAVKSFEIGDGFSASRARGSENNDGFVCREPGSIQKLTNHSGGTLGGISDGSELLLRAGFKPTPSISVPQQTVSRSGEPLTVRVKGRHDPLIAARAVVVVESMAAITIVDALFANMYARMDAITDFYK from the coding sequence ATGGCAGGTTCTACATACGGCAGGTTATTTCAGATCAGCACCTGGGGCGAATCGCACGGCAGGGCGCTTGGCGTCGTCGTGGACGGTTGTCCCGCCGGTCTGGCACTTTGCGAAGACGACATACAGAAATTTCTGGACCGCAGAAAACCGGGACAGAACGCGTTTTCCACTCCGCGCAGAGAGGAGGATTCCGTAGAGATCCTTTCAGGCGTCTTTGAGGGAAAAACGACCGGCTGTCCGATTTCCATGCTTGTCTACAACCAGACGCAGCGCTCCGCGGACTATCGCGAAATCGCAAATTACTACCGTCCCGGTCACGCGGACTACACCTTCGATAAGAAATACGGCTTCCGCGATTACCGCGGCGGCGGCCGCTCCTCAGGACGGGAAACTATCGGCAGGGTCGCCGCCGGCGCCGTTGCCTGCAAGATCCTTGCATCCCTCGGTATTTCCTTTACCTCTTATGTGCGCTCCATCGGTCCGGTGGAGATAGATCCCGCGCGCTTCTGCGAAGCGGAAATCAGCCGCAATCCGCTGAATATGCCGGATGCCGCGGCTGCAGAGCAGGCGGCTGAATATCTTTCAAAGTGCAAAGCAAACGGCGATTCCGCCGGCGGCGTTGTCGAATGCATCGTGCGCCATCTTCCCGCCGGGCTTGGCGACCCTGTTTTCGAAAAGTTAAGCGCCAATCTCGCCAAGGCAATCTGCTCCATCGGCGCAGTCAAATCCTTTGAAATCGGCGACGGATTTTCTGCGTCCAGGGCGCGCGGCAGTGAAAATAACGACGGCTTCGTCTGCCGGGAGCCAGGCTCCATCCAAAAGCTTACCAATCACAGCGGCGGCACACTCGGCGGCATCAGTGACGGCAGCGAGCTTCTGCTGCGCGCCGGCTTTAAACCCACACCGTCCATTTCCGTCCCGCAGCAGACAGTCTCCCGCAGCGGCGAGCCGCTCACGGTCCGCGTAAAGGGACGCCACGACCCGCTGATCGCCGCGCGCGCGGTCGTCGTCGTGGAGTCTATGGCCGCCATCACGATCGTGGATGCCCTCTTCGCCAACATGTACGCCAGAATGGACGCCATTACAGATTTTTACAAATAA
- a CDS encoding LTA synthase family protein has translation MKKVFNFKIKAGWANALVLALMPPLTLCCLEFYTHVPWDLTVPIFLLNLLFYYLLFAVCSFVFGSTAVGYAVAPLFPMLFGLINYFVVDFRSSPIVPWDLYSLGTAVSVAGNYSYTISARLVLVVLGFLLIAFLGSRTSVRLRKPVVRIAGAAALVLSIAVWVQAIGTDTAVSVFGLDTTLFTPNVLYRNNGLTVGFLGNLKYMKVQKPEGYTAQRAEEIAAPYKEDGQDASGAQTEPEDEASAAQTGTLAAQETADMPNVIVIMNEAFSDLSVFGDFETDYDYMPFIHSLEENVIKGNCYVSVKGGNTANSEYEFLTGDSMAFLPAGSVPYQQYIKKDMPSLASYLGSLGYRTTAIHPYNASGWDRDDVYPRLGFDNMLFKNDFSNPLLIRNYVSDNSAFTKIIELYEEKQADEPMFVFEVTMQNHGGYSKDVEGFEESVHLTDLENKTTSVRAAEKYLTLMLESDRAFEMLVNYFAGQEEDTIILMFGDHQPSDYVTNTILRLLGLEREGSDEVYFNNYIVPYIMWANFDLDGETEGEDTSLNYLGGMLLEKAGLPLTGYQKYLQELQVTVPVITANMIMTEDGVRYRYDDGEELVSSLLEDYHMLMYNHLADSTNLVSGFFD, from the coding sequence ATGAAGAAGGTATTTAATTTTAAAATAAAGGCAGGGTGGGCAAATGCGCTGGTGCTGGCGCTGATGCCCCCCCTGACGCTCTGCTGCCTGGAATTTTACACGCATGTGCCGTGGGATCTGACAGTACCGATTTTTCTTTTGAATCTGTTGTTTTACTATCTGCTGTTTGCAGTCTGCAGCTTTGTTTTTGGAAGCACGGCGGTGGGCTATGCGGTTGCGCCGCTGTTTCCGATGCTGTTCGGACTGATTAATTATTTTGTCGTGGACTTCCGCTCCTCGCCGATCGTTCCCTGGGATTTGTATTCGCTGGGAACGGCGGTTTCGGTTGCCGGCAATTATTCCTATACCATTTCCGCACGGCTGGTGCTGGTGGTGCTGGGCTTTCTGCTGATTGCTTTTCTGGGGAGCCGTACCAGTGTCCGCCTGAGAAAGCCGGTGGTGCGGATTGCGGGCGCTGCGGCGCTGGTGCTTTCTATCGCAGTATGGGTGCAGGCTATCGGGACGGATACGGCTGTTTCCGTATTCGGGCTGGATACCACGCTTTTTACGCCCAATGTTCTTTACCGCAACAACGGGCTGACGGTCGGCTTTCTCGGAAATCTGAAATATATGAAGGTGCAGAAGCCGGAGGGATACACGGCGCAGAGGGCGGAGGAGATTGCCGCGCCCTATAAAGAGGATGGACAGGACGCATCCGGTGCGCAGACAGAGCCGGAGGATGAAGCATCGGCTGCGCAGACAGGGACTTTGGCGGCGCAGGAGACGGCGGATATGCCGAATGTAATTGTTATCATGAATGAGGCGTTTTCCGATTTGTCGGTGTTTGGTGATTTTGAGACGGATTACGACTATATGCCGTTCATTCATTCACTGGAGGAGAATGTCATTAAGGGAAACTGCTATGTTTCGGTAAAGGGCGGCAACACGGCAAATTCGGAATATGAATTTCTGACCGGGGATTCGATGGCGTTTCTGCCGGCGGGCAGCGTGCCATACCAGCAGTATATCAAAAAGGATATGCCGTCGCTTGCCAGCTATCTGGGGTCGCTGGGCTACCGGACAACGGCGATTCATCCATACAATGCCTCCGGATGGGACCGGGATGATGTTTACCCCAGACTTGGATTTGATAATATGCTGTTTAAGAATGATTTCTCCAATCCGCTGCTGATTCGCAATTATGTCAGCGATAATTCGGCGTTTACGAAAATCATTGAGCTGTATGAAGAAAAGCAGGCGGACGAGCCTATGTTTGTTTTTGAAGTCACCATGCAGAATCACGGCGGCTACAGCAAGGACGTGGAGGGCTTTGAGGAATCCGTTCATCTGACAGATCTGGAAAATAAGACCACCAGTGTGCGCGCGGCGGAGAAATACCTTACGCTGATGCTGGAGAGCGACCGTGCGTTTGAGATGCTGGTGAATTACTTCGCGGGGCAGGAGGAGGATACCATCATTCTCATGTTCGGCGACCATCAGCCCTCGGATTATGTCACAAACACGATTCTGCGGCTGCTGGGTCTGGAACGTGAGGGCTCGGACGAGGTTTACTTTAATAATTATATTGTGCCCTATATTATGTGGGCGAACTTTGATCTGGACGGGGAAACAGAAGGGGAGGACACCAGTCTGAATTACCTGGGCGGAATGCTGCTGGAGAAGGCGGGCCTTCCTCTGACCGGCTACCAGAAATATCTGCAGGAGCTTCAAGTAACGGTGCCGGTAATCACGGCGAACATGATTATGACGGAGGATGGCGTGCGGTACCGCTATGATGACGGTGAGGAGCTGGTATCTTCACTGCTGGAGGATTATCATATGCTGATGTACAATCATCTGGCGGACAGTACAAACCTTGTCAGTGGATTTTTCGATTAA